gacgATATACTTCccagtatgtatatgtataaaaccCTGATTCAAACTTCCAGTATTAAGAGAGAAAAGTCATCTTTGTAATAATGCTTCACACAAGGGGAATGCATATCCCTATATATTATAAGAAAGAGATTTCTTGTCACTCTGAGGGACTGTATACTTGGTATCACTATTAAGGGAAAGGTTCCATCCTAAAAAAATCCTTATCACTCCAGGGGACTGTGTACTCCATATTACAGTTAAGGGAGAGATTCCATCCTTATAATTCTTCATCACTCCAGGGGACTGTGTACTCCATATTACAGTTAAGGGAGAGATTCCATCCTCATAATTCCTTATCACTCCAGGGGACTGTGTACTCAATATTACAGTTAAGGGAGAGATTCCATCCTCATAATTCCTTATCACTCCAGGGGACTGTGTACTCCATATTACAGTTAAGGGAGAGATTCCATCCTCATAATTCCTCATCACTCCAGGGGACTGTGTACTCCATATTACAGTTAAGGGAGAGATTCCATCCTCATAATTCCTTATCACTCCAGGGGACTGTGTACTCCATATTACAGTTAAGGGAGAGATTCCATCCTCATAATTCTTCATCACTCCAGGGGACTGTGTACTCCATATTACAGTTAAGGGAGAGATTCCATCCTCATAATTCCTTATCACTCCAGGGGACTGTGTACTCCATATTACAGTTAAGGGAGAGATTCCATCCTCATAATTCCTTATCACTCCAGGGGACTGTGTACTCCATATTACAGTTAAGGGAGAGAATCCATCCTCATAATTCCTTATCACTCCAGGGGACTGTGTACTCCATATTACAGTTAAGGGAGAGATTCCATTCTCATAATTCTTTATCACTCCAGGGGACTGTGTACTCCATATTACAGTTAACGGAGAGATTCCATCCTCATAATTTCTCATGACTCCAGGGGACTGTGTACTCCATATTACAGTTAAGGGAGAGATTCCATGCTCATAATTCCTTATCACTCCAGGGGACTGTGTACTCCATATTACAGTTAAGGGAGAGATTCCATCCTCATAATTCCTTATCACTTCCAGGGGACTGTGTACTCCATATTACAGTTAAGGGAGAGATTCCATCCTCGTAATTCCTTATCACTCCAGGGGACTGTGTACTCCATATTACAGTTAAGGGAGAGATTCCATCCTCGTAATTCCTTATCACACCAGGGGACTGTGTACTCCATATTACAGTTAAGGGAGAGATTCCATCCTCGTAATTCCTTATCACTCCAGGGGACTGTGTACTGGGGTCTCCATATTACAGTTAAGGGAGGGATTCCATCCTCATAATTTCTCATGACTCCAGGGGACTGTGTACTCCATATTACAGTTAAGGGAGAGATTCCATCCTCGTAATTCCTTATCACTCCAGGGGACTGTGTACTCCATATTACAGTTAAGGGAGAGATTCCATCCTCATAATTCCTTATCACTCCAGGGGACTGTGTACTCCTTATTACAGTTAAGGGAGAGATTCCATCCTCCTTATTCCTTATCACTCCAGGGGACTGTGTACTCCATATTACAGTTAAGGGAGAGATTTCATCCTCATAATGCCTTATCACTCCAGGGGACTGTGTACTCCATATTACAGTTAAGGGAGAGATTCCATCCTCATAATTCCTTATCACTCCAGGGGACTGTGTACTCCATATTACAGTTAAGGGAGATATTCCATCCTCATAATGCCTTATCACTCCAGGGGACTGTGTACTCCATATTATAGTTAAGGGAGAGATTTCATCCTCCTTATTCCTTATCACTCCAGGGGACTGTGTACTCCATATTACAGTTAAGGGAGAGATTCCATCCTCCTAATTCCTTATCACTCCAGGGGACTGTGTACTCCATATTACAGTTAAGGGAGATATTCCATCCTCATAATTCCTTATCACTCCAGGGGACTGTGTACTCCATATTATAGTTAAGGGAGAGATTCCATCCTAAAAATTCCTTATCACTCAAGGGGACTGTGTACTCCATATTATAGTTAAGGGAGAGATTCCATCCTCATAATTCCTTATCACTCCAGGGGACACCATTCATTCTTTGTTACTCCTGGTGACCATGTAGATTTTTGTTTCCTTAGTAATGATACAGATGCACTGACTTTTTATTGTTTATACCTAGTTTCCTTGTTGTAAATTTAAACCATCACTAAATAAAGATAATGTACACCAGTCAATCTTAGGAGATAAATGTTGAACTCCAATTTCTATGAACTACAAGGTAAAGACAGGATTTCTTCTTTTTAACGATATACAATGAAGTCAATAAGAATATCAATGTGTTTTGGAGACCATTAAAACCATTACCATACAGAAGTATATTATGGTTTCACTTTTTAAAACAAGAGATATTGAcataatttttatatgcatGTTTTTATATGCAAAGGTCAAAAGTCATGGTAAGCCTGAATGATCTTttgtcatcaatatatattcttAAAATCATAAATGTCCTTGAGCTTATAAGGTGATAACAATGTGTTCAGGAAACTCAAAGAAATACAATGAACATGATCACCTGAACAATATAAGCCTCATGGGCCTCTTCTccataaacaaaataaaagtaaGTTTTGCTACCATAAATCGTAAAATACCTGGGAAACATATACTGTTTTTATACACACTTACCTGATAGACATGGATTTCTTTGTTCTCGAGAACCcaagtttataaaatatgtaatattgtgTGGAACTGTAGAAAAGGAAGGGTATTAATTattgataatgttgtgaggCTCTATGGGGATATTTGTGTGATTCATACTAAGTGTTACACTGTGTAGACAAGGAGACTTGTTTCTGTATCTCGGATTGGGATTGGATATGTTCTGTATCTCGGATTGGGATTGGATATGTTGTTACCACTGtgactgatatatattttgtaattaacaaattatttggACAAAACCTACTGTTTTTGCCATTGTTAAATGAATGGAATTATTGAAGGCTCCCACACTTTGTCAGAAAGTAAGTATTGAATATCACGAAAATGATGTTTCAGTTTGTAAATGTTTGATTATTAAACAatcaagaaatattttataattgtatgtattgtttagaCCTCTGTGTATATTCCTTACACAGCTACacattggtttgtttttgtttaacgtcctattaacagccaggattaTTTAAGGGCTTGCCAGgttttttgaggtggaggaaagccggagtacccggagtaaaaccaccggcctacagtcagttcctggcaactgccccacgtaggtttcgaactcgcaacccagaggtggagggctagtgataatgtatcatgacaccttaaccactcgccCACCGCGGTCTCTTACAGCTCAACAGGTCTACACATACTTAGTATTCTCTTCCATTTGGCCATGTGATACCGTTGTCCAGTTATATTAGCACTAGAATGGCCGTCCATTTTCCCATGGTGATGCTTAGACGAGAGGGAAACTCTCCAGTGAAAAGGGTTTCTGTcctttatataatatttctgaTTTTAGTGTAACATCTACCACAAGTGTTTTGTTGCTATCGTTACATTATGGTATGATACCTTGACCTGTTCTTTGATCTTGTTTCTACCTATATTTACTacaccaatatttattttttaaaccaTACAACCTGTCCTCATATGTCTGATGAAAACACACATGTGTTAGACTGAAATCATCCAAACCCTGCGGAATTTTGAAATGTACATCCATCAgaaaaatgtttacattattataaattatctgtatatctatGTAGAGAAATCTTTATAAGTGATCTGTATATCAATGTAGAGAAATCTTTATATGTGATCTGTATATCAATGTGGGAAATCTTTATAAGTGATCTGTATATCAATGTAGAGAAATCATTATAaattatctgtatatctatGTAGAGAAATCTTTATAAGTGATCTGTATATCAATGTAGAGAAATCTTTATATGTGATCTGTATATCAATGTGGGAAATCTTTATAAGTGATCTGTATATCAATGTAGAGAAATCATTATAaattatctgtatatctatGTAGAGAAATCTTTATAAGTGATCTGTATATCTATGTAGAGAAATCTTTATAAGTGATCTGTATATCAATGTAGAGAAATCTTTATAAGTGATCTGTATATCAATGTAGAGAAATCATTATAAGTGATCTGTATATCTATGTAGAGAAATCTTTATAAGTGATCTGTATATCTATGTAGAGAAATAGACATGTGGTTAGGTCAAAATGGCATACAAACCTTCAAACCTGTGTCTATTGAAAATTACCAGTAGATTTTCATCATTTTACGAAATCCCAAAACTGTAAgtaaagggggataactcatAACAATTTTAACGCCTCGGGTCATTAGATAATGGTACTGTCAGTGTTAGACAAAAGGAATAACTCCCCAAAACTGTAAgtaaagggggataactcatAACAATTATAACGTCTCAGGTCATTGGGGGAATAACTACCCCAAATCTGTTAgtaaagggggataactcatCACAATTTGAACACCTCGGGTCATTGGATAATGGTACTGTCAGTGTTAGACGGGGGAATAACTCCCCAAATCTGTAAgtaaagggggataactcatCACAATTTTAACGCCTCGGGTCATTAGATAATGGTACTGTCAGTGTTAGACAAAAGGAATAACTCCCCAAATCTGTAAgtaaagggggataactcataactttggtttgtttgtttttgtttaacgtcctattaacagccagggtcatttaaggacgtgccaggttttggaggtggaggaaagccggagtacccggagaaaaaccaccggcctacagtcagtacctggctactgccccacgtaggtttcgaactcgcaacccagaggtggagggctagtgataaagtgtcgggacaccttaaccactcgtccaccgcggcccctaactCATAACAATTATAACGTCTCAGGTCATTGGATAATGGTACTGTCAGTGTTAGACGGGGGAATAACTCCCCAAATCTGTAActaaagggggataactcatCACAATTTCAACATCTCAGGTGATTGGATAATAGTACTGTTAGTCAGCGTAAATCTAGAGAAGACAATTCACCATAATATTTATGGTTATAGGAGGATGGTGTTTTAAATCTATGTaagacaagggagataactcactaGAACAGCATTCCATTCCTCTGTAGCCTTGTTCATCATTGCGGTAAACTTCAGGTCCATGTTATGTTGTTGGGAGTCCATCGTCATTCTGTGAGATGCCATCGCATTTACGGACTTCCAAAACAGCAGTATGGTTCTTTTCATCCAGAATCGCAATTTCCCTGTTTGCACTTTTTTTGACATGACCCAGTTCACTCATCTGTTGGCCAGTCATTCTTTCCAACTGGGACGTAATGGTCAGCATCTGGGAGATGGGAAAAGATAATACTGTAAAACTTATAATGAATTCCACAGAACCTCAGGGAATAGTTCCTTATGTATCAAAATTTGTTATAGGATAAATAAATAAGTTGGAGCTGAACCTGGTGATGTCTGTAGCATGTTTCAGTGGTGTAAAATAAACCATTTCTAACTTTTCCCAAAATGTGTAAATCTTCTATTAAAACACTAAACGAACTTAGTTTACCTCTGCTTCAAGTTGATGTATTTTTTCAGTAAGATTTTCCTTCAAGTATTGTTGTTCCTTTGACACCACATTGATGTCATTATAACAGTTTCTGATGTCGGAGGAATGTCGCATGATGCTGGCATCACATCGGACAATTCTGCTACGGAGATCCTGCAGACTTGTGATGTTATGAACCTCGATCTTTCCCACAGCTTTGTTTGTCCCGACTACTGCTGTGTCTCGCAGCCGTAGTTGTTCTTCCTGCTCCTGTgtgtaataattaaaaaaaaatcttatttcttATAGATTTTTTGGGGAGGGGCAAAGTGGGAAATATTACATACCAGTACCAACAATAACCATAAGCAATCTCATATCTGTTGTAGTTCATTGTCATTTGAGGTGATCACCTTGTAGTAGTAGGTGGCTACCTCATTGAGGGACAAATTGAATGTCCCTTGCATGCTATCTAGAGCCATCAGGGTAAAGTGTCATGCCCACAGACACAATCACTACCACACAGAATGGTCTGTAACCTCTGTTTCCTGGTAAATACAAACCACTGTTGGTAGTGATTGACCCCTCACCTCGGATCTCCACTTGAGGTTGAATTGTCTACAGCTACTTTGACACAAATGCTAAAAATAAAGCTGCTAATTGTCATGTGATAAGACCACACTGTGTTTTTGAGTCAAACAATGTGTTTTGGTTGCCTAGGCTTATTGAAGAATTCAGAATAGCACGTGTCATGTTTGAATCCAGTCAGTTTTCATTATGTTGTGAATGCATATTTTCTTTATGGTAGAATTTAAACGTTGAGAATTCTTTATCTTTATTGCTTATATTGGTGAGTTACTTTACTAATTTGGTATTACTATGGCAATCCGgtaaaactacaaaaaaaaaaaaaaaattccaaacaaaacaaaaatgaagtgaaaatacatgtatgcagtCGATCTTTAAATAGTGAATTTAGCACTGAGCAAACTGAGGGGTGAATATTTTATATGAGAGAATATAAAGATTTTTACTTACAGCGATATCCTGGCTCAGCCTCTGAACAATGGCAGTTATATAGCGGAGATGGTTCTGCAATAGATATCGGGTGTTGGCCTCAATTCTGTCATCTTTGGCTCGTCCAAGACTGTCTATGAAGTCATCACGATTTTGAAAAGCTTTTTCAATCAAATTTTTTGTCATTGCCTGCTGCTGGTTGAGCGCATCTGTTacttgttgttgttgtgataAAACTTGATTTTGTGTCATCAGTGCCTGTGAGACTTTACTCTCTAGATTGTTGATACGAGGACTCATTGTTGTGTTCTCAATCCGAACTTGTTTACGACGGGGACTGTCGACACGAATCGCGGTGTAGTCCTGCTCCACAGTCTCATAGTTTTGAGTCCTGTCTGTGTCTATTGGTGGGAGAGTGACTCTGTATGCCATGTTGTTCTGTCTACA
The sequence above is drawn from the Pecten maximus chromosome 9, xPecMax1.1, whole genome shotgun sequence genome and encodes:
- the LOC117334016 gene encoding protein FAM81A-like gives rise to the protein MAYRVTLPPIDTDRTQNYETVEQDYTAIRVDSPRRKQVRIENTTMSPRINNLESKVSQALMTQNQVLSQQQQVTDALNQQQAMTKNLIEKAFQNRDDFIDSLGRAKDDRIEANTRYLLQNHLRYITAIVQRLSQDIAEQEEQLRLRDTAVVGTNKAVGKIEVHNITSLQDLRSRIVRCDASIMRHSSDIRNCYNDINVVSKEQQYLKENLTEKIHQLEAEMLTITSQLERMTGQQMSELGHVKKSANREIAILDEKNHTAVLEVRKCDGISQNDDGLPTTATEEWNAVLNRLERSMGDTANTFSNRLHHLEEVVMADREILRDLQAHVEKRMLHRLEVHSRHHQEELAKSKREFREGFTSVHDSIANAKTVLEGKQKLLEDKLRKEISQLRQMVVLV